One window of Mediterraneibacter gnavus ATCC 29149 genomic DNA carries:
- a CDS encoding CehA/McbA family metallohydrolase, giving the protein MRDQIRFKIGKEEKNIQEKWIEIPEGTEHIQMMIEMPEEFRYMAFLFLEDPKKEIRFQKLLGYGQQNPGIGKSTKDTTIGGVPGEIYPGTWKIGIGIFTEYVAQKLGEQTGEIVLTVSDRKDVVSDPIGGECWGENGLHVSEKSYRWENVFCPESGWYKGDFHTHTRLSDGKETIGHASERAEESGLDFYVPTEHNLMHTGWCKTSLCVLPGIEVTTDKGHMNLFGITEMPEKILEIVKHNGEEVIDTYMDQTIAQAKQKGWIRSINHPFLTIWKWQFENTDLRDINCMEIINDPTYPDGPGSNDMAIRFLDQVWNEGIRVFGVGGSDSHNLEDEFYEGASLPSAVGDPATWVFCDGLSPKNLMNAVRQGHLCVTRFCKIEPKIKVDGQNCLPGDEITAKKCEITYRAEILGLTEEPEAFLVMNGNYVELSVSSSENGKYHVETHLILENTSWQWIRLEVRTKKKEFLGYVNPVFRGKKEPERTTFGEIKGETEGLTDD; this is encoded by the coding sequence ATGAGAGATCAGATTAGATTTAAAATCGGAAAAGAAGAAAAAAATATTCAGGAAAAATGGATTGAAATTCCAGAAGGAACAGAACACATTCAGATGATGATAGAAATGCCCGAAGAATTTCGGTATATGGCATTCTTGTTTCTGGAAGATCCCAAAAAAGAAATTCGGTTTCAGAAGCTGCTGGGATATGGGCAGCAGAACCCGGGAATCGGAAAAAGTACAAAAGATACAACGATAGGAGGTGTTCCGGGAGAGATTTATCCCGGAACATGGAAAATCGGAATCGGTATTTTTACAGAATATGTTGCGCAGAAGCTGGGAGAACAAACCGGAGAAATTGTACTGACAGTTTCGGACCGGAAAGATGTGGTTTCTGATCCGATCGGCGGAGAATGCTGGGGGGAAAACGGACTTCATGTCTCGGAAAAAAGCTATCGTTGGGAGAACGTATTTTGTCCGGAATCCGGATGGTATAAGGGTGATTTTCATACGCATACGAGGTTGTCTGACGGAAAAGAGACGATCGGGCATGCTTCTGAAAGAGCAGAGGAAAGCGGTTTGGATTTTTATGTGCCGACAGAACATAATCTGATGCATACCGGCTGGTGTAAGACTTCACTCTGTGTGCTTCCCGGAATTGAGGTAACGACAGATAAAGGACACATGAATCTGTTTGGAATTACGGAAATGCCGGAGAAAATTCTGGAGATCGTGAAGCATAACGGAGAAGAGGTCATAGATACGTATATGGATCAGACGATAGCACAAGCAAAACAAAAAGGATGGATTCGCAGTATCAATCATCCGTTTCTGACCATCTGGAAGTGGCAGTTTGAAAATACAGACCTGCGGGATATCAACTGTATGGAGATCATCAATGATCCGACGTATCCGGATGGACCAGGATCTAATGATATGGCAATTCGTTTTTTGGATCAAGTATGGAATGAAGGAATTCGTGTGTTCGGAGTGGGAGGAAGTGATTCTCACAATCTGGAGGATGAATTTTATGAAGGGGCAAGCCTTCCGTCTGCGGTGGGAGATCCCGCAACATGGGTATTTTGTGACGGATTAAGTCCGAAAAATCTGATGAATGCAGTAAGGCAGGGACATCTGTGTGTGACCAGATTCTGCAAAATAGAGCCAAAAATCAAGGTGGATGGTCAGAACTGTCTTCCGGGAGATGAGATCACTGCAAAGAAGTGTGAGATTACATATCGGGCGGAAATTTTGGGACTGACAGAAGAACCGGAAGCATTTCTTGTGATGAATGGAAATTATGTGGAACTGTCGGTCAGTTCGTCTGAAAACGGAAAATATCATGTAGAGACACACTTGATTCTGGAAAATACTTCCTGGCAGTGGATCAGACTGGAAGTCAGAACAAAGAAAAAAGAATTTCTGGGATATGTAAATCCGGTATTTCGAGGAAAGAAAGAGCCGGAGAGGACCACTTTCGGAGAAATCAAAGGAGAGACAGAAGGTTTAACAGATGATTAA
- the holB gene encoding DNA polymerase III subunit delta', producing MSSFKDVVGHKNIIQYIENAVKTDKVSHAYILNGEKGSGKRLLANLFAMSLQCQNRDEDGDACGKCQSCKQAASNNQPDIIRVTHEKPNTISIDDIREQINNDIVIKPYSSKYKIYIVPDADMMSVQAQNALLKTIEEPPAYAVILLLTENAEILLPTIRSRCVMLKLRNIKDQLIKKYLMEQMEIPDYKADVCVAFAQGNMGRAIMLATSEHFNEIKEEAVHLLREINDMDVDALEAAVKRVVSYKMNITDYLDVISVWYRDVLIYKATKNVDQVVFSDQLRFIKDRASKSSYEGIENILDGIEKAKARLKANVNFELTMELLLLTIKEN from the coding sequence ATGAGCAGTTTTAAAGACGTGGTTGGACACAAAAATATAATACAGTATATTGAAAATGCGGTAAAAACAGATAAGGTTTCCCATGCATATATTTTGAATGGGGAAAAAGGTTCCGGAAAACGACTTCTGGCAAATTTGTTCGCTATGAGCCTGCAGTGTCAGAACCGGGATGAAGACGGAGACGCATGCGGAAAGTGCCAGTCCTGCAAACAGGCAGCATCGAATAATCAGCCGGATATTATCAGGGTGACACACGAAAAACCAAATACGATCAGTATTGATGACATCAGAGAGCAGATCAACAATGATATTGTGATCAAGCCATACAGCAGCAAATATAAGATCTATATTGTACCAGATGCAGATATGATGAGTGTACAGGCGCAGAATGCGCTGTTGAAGACGATCGAGGAGCCGCCGGCTTATGCGGTGATCCTGCTTCTGACAGAGAATGCGGAGATTCTTCTTCCGACGATCCGTTCCAGATGTGTAATGCTGAAGCTGAGAAATATCAAAGATCAGCTGATCAAAAAATATCTGATGGAACAGATGGAGATTCCGGATTATAAAGCAGATGTGTGCGTGGCGTTTGCGCAGGGGAATATGGGACGTGCGATCATGCTTGCGACATCAGAGCATTTTAATGAGATCAAGGAAGAGGCAGTTCATCTGCTGCGTGAGATCAATGACATGGATGTGGATGCGCTGGAGGCAGCCGTAAAACGAGTGGTTTCTTATAAGATGAATATCACAGACTATCTGGATGTGATCTCGGTATGGTATCGGGATGTGCTGATCTATAAAGCCACAAAGAATGTGGATCAGGTCGTATTTTCTGATCAGCTCAGATTTATCAAGGACCGGGCAAGCAAGAGCTCTTACGAGGGAATCGAGAATATTCTGGACGGAATTGAAAAGGCAAAGGCCAGACTAAAAGCAAATGTCAATTTTGAACTGACGATGGAATTGCTTTTATTGACAATAAAGGAGAACTGA
- a CDS encoding ABC transporter ATP-binding protein yields MAEIQLKHVYKKYEDKVVAVQDFNLKIKDQEFVIFVGPSGCGKSTTLRMIAGLEEISDGELLIDGKMMNQVQSCDRDIAMVFQNYALYPHMTVFENMAYSLRLKKVPKKECRQKVEEAAKILGHEGVLDRKPGELSGGQKQRVAMGRAIVRNPRIFLMDEPLSNLDAKLRTQMRAEILRLYQKLKTTFIYVTHDQTEAMTLGTKIVVMKDGVIQQVASPEELYNCPANTFVAGFIGMPPMNFFQGKCCRGGEYGTYLQIGDFAVNLTEEDAERVFRKGYMGEVITVGVRPEDLVLTEEGTEHEVLVYEMLGAETYLYFTYEGKDVALRTNADTPYRRGDRISFCLRNDKLHLFDGDTGIRI; encoded by the coding sequence GTGGCTGAGATTCAGTTGAAACATGTATATAAAAAATATGAAGACAAAGTAGTTGCGGTACAGGATTTTAATCTTAAGATCAAGGATCAGGAGTTTGTGATTTTCGTAGGTCCTTCCGGATGTGGAAAATCGACAACGCTGCGGATGATCGCAGGATTGGAGGAAATATCCGACGGGGAGCTTCTGATCGATGGAAAAATGATGAATCAGGTACAGTCATGCGACAGAGATATTGCAATGGTGTTTCAGAATTATGCACTGTACCCGCATATGACCGTATTTGAGAATATGGCATATAGCCTCCGGCTGAAAAAGGTACCGAAAAAAGAATGCAGACAGAAGGTGGAGGAAGCGGCAAAGATTCTTGGACACGAAGGGGTTCTGGACAGAAAGCCGGGAGAACTTTCGGGCGGGCAGAAGCAGAGAGTGGCAATGGGACGTGCAATTGTACGGAATCCAAGAATTTTCCTGATGGATGAGCCATTGTCCAATCTGGATGCAAAATTAAGAACACAGATGAGGGCGGAGATACTGAGGTTGTACCAGAAGCTGAAAACGACGTTTATTTATGTGACGCATGATCAGACAGAGGCGATGACACTTGGAACAAAGATTGTAGTGATGAAAGACGGAGTGATTCAGCAAGTCGCATCACCGGAAGAACTTTACAACTGTCCGGCAAATACATTTGTGGCAGGTTTTATCGGAATGCCGCCTATGAATTTCTTTCAGGGGAAATGCTGCAGAGGCGGAGAATATGGAACCTATCTTCAGATTGGAGATTTTGCGGTCAATCTGACAGAAGAAGATGCCGAACGAGTTTTCCGAAAGGGATATATGGGTGAGGTGATCACAGTAGGTGTGCGTCCGGAAGATCTGGTACTTACAGAGGAAGGAACAGAGCATGAGGTTCTGGTGTATGAAATGCTCGGTGCAGAAACCTATCTTTATTTTACATACGAAGGGAAGGATGTGGCATTGAGGACAAATGCAGACACACCATATAGACGGGGAGACAGGATTTCTTTTTGTCTCAGAAATGATAAACTGCACTTGTTTGACGGTGACACCGGGATCAGAATATAA
- a CDS encoding HAD family hydrolase — MIKGILFDKDGTLIDFFSLWLGAAKAVVIQFLKENELSEEVKERVFYAMGIENGEIDPYGGLAYKSYSEIALDITDELSREQIYLDSRKVRMQLERLFAEYVTESQAQYVETADIKAVLDSLKQRNIWIGLATADTVPSAKNCLKRLEVLEKFDYVGADDGVLRPKPEADMFLEFQKKFGLKPQEIAVVGDTYNDIRFARENGGVAIGVLSGVSQEADFCGEADYILNSVGELPQLLEQI; from the coding sequence ATGATTAAAGGAATTTTATTTGATAAAGATGGAACTCTGATTGACTTTTTTTCCTTATGGCTGGGTGCGGCAAAAGCGGTCGTAATACAGTTTTTAAAAGAAAATGAGCTTTCGGAGGAAGTAAAGGAACGTGTGTTTTATGCTATGGGAATCGAGAATGGAGAAATCGATCCTTATGGCGGGCTTGCGTATAAGTCCTATTCAGAAATTGCTCTGGATATTACGGATGAACTTTCAAGGGAGCAGATTTATCTGGACAGCCGAAAAGTGAGGATGCAGCTGGAGCGGCTGTTTGCTGAATATGTGACGGAAAGTCAGGCACAGTATGTGGAAACAGCGGACATTAAAGCAGTCCTTGATTCGCTGAAACAGAGAAACATTTGGATCGGACTTGCAACAGCAGATACTGTGCCGTCTGCAAAAAACTGTCTGAAACGGCTGGAGGTACTGGAAAAATTTGATTATGTGGGAGCGGATGATGGTGTCCTGCGCCCGAAACCGGAAGCAGATATGTTTCTGGAATTTCAGAAAAAATTCGGACTGAAGCCGCAGGAAATCGCAGTGGTTGGAGATACATATAATGACATTCGTTTTGCAAGAGAAAACGGGGGAGTTGCCATTGGTGTTTTAAGCGGAGTGAGTCAGGAAGCAGATTTTTGCGGGGAAGCAGATTATATATTAAATTCTGTGGGAGAACTTCCGCAATTATTGGAACAGATATAG
- a CDS encoding carbohydrate ABC transporter permease has product MKNKVKFRQLGSVTLFVLPALIPLIVFWIYPILRSVYISFTDWDYMTPDYNFVFFDNFISLFQDARFYDALWNTVVFTLGTLIPTIVLGLMLALLMQKAFKGSGIIKFILFSPWITPTVAVSIVWTWIYDPNTGIANTVMRFLHLPELQWIKSSDTAMLAVIIVTVWKSLGYAMIFYLSALEKVPKELYEASGLDGAKRWQRFRDVTIPCISPTTFFLVIITMVTSLQAYDQIQILTQGGPSGSTRTLLYMYYQLGFEEFNMGQATAVAIVMIIITVVLSAVQFGASKKWVHY; this is encoded by the coding sequence ATGAAGAATAAAGTAAAATTCAGGCAACTGGGCAGTGTGACTCTTTTTGTTCTGCCGGCATTAATTCCTCTGATCGTATTTTGGATTTATCCGATCCTGCGATCTGTCTATATTAGTTTCACAGACTGGGATTATATGACTCCGGACTACAATTTTGTATTTTTTGATAATTTTATTTCGTTGTTTCAGGATGCCAGATTTTACGATGCACTTTGGAACACAGTTGTGTTTACATTGGGAACGCTGATTCCGACGATCGTACTTGGTCTGATGCTGGCTCTTTTGATGCAGAAAGCATTTAAAGGAAGCGGGATCATCAAATTTATTTTGTTTTCGCCATGGATCACGCCGACTGTTGCAGTGTCGATCGTATGGACCTGGATCTACGATCCGAATACGGGAATTGCAAATACGGTAATGAGATTTCTGCATCTCCCCGAATTACAGTGGATTAAAAGTTCAGACACAGCAATGCTCGCTGTGATCATTGTGACTGTGTGGAAGAGTCTGGGATATGCGATGATCTTTTATCTTTCCGCATTGGAAAAGGTTCCGAAAGAGTTGTACGAGGCAAGCGGGCTGGATGGAGCAAAAAGGTGGCAGAGATTCCGGGATGTTACGATTCCGTGTATTTCTCCGACTACGTTTTTCCTGGTAATTATTACGATGGTAACTTCACTGCAGGCATATGATCAGATTCAGATTCTGACTCAGGGAGGTCCGTCCGGAAGCACAAGAACCTTGCTGTATATGTATTATCAGCTTGGATTTGAAGAGTTTAACATGGGGCAGGCAACTGCGGTGGCGATTGTGATGATTATAATCACCGTAGTATTATCGGCAGTACAGTTCGGTGCATCGAAAAAATGGGTGCATTATTAG
- a CDS encoding ABC transporter substrate-binding protein — protein sequence MKKRIVSALLVCVLGMSLVTGCGNNAKAAETTKTADGKIQLDLWYSGGKTAVNVFQDIVDAFNESQDKYEVKTTTQADYTETYEKLQAGIAGKKAPDMALLDTDKSRNLSEKNLVADINEYVEKDDSFEKDDYLPVFYEQGEDENGKLFALPAYGTTQVMYYNKAAFEKAGIDPATIKTWQDLAAAAEKMTASDGSFVGWEPMWGSGNLIDAALSNGASLLSEDGKKVMINSDEWVEVWESFRTWIHDDKIMKVNSGGQGWEYWYTTIDDVLQNKAGGYTGSSGDQADLDFSIVGAMEQPGFNDNPSAPTADALQLVMLQNSSDEEKEGVYEFMKYFTTPENQAKWSMGTGYVAVRESTQEVEEFKSYAEENPQALVPLQQASHGTPALQDPTGGKILDALSIAADKVELENVPAQEALDEAQKTAQEALDAL from the coding sequence ATGAAAAAGAGAATTGTATCAGCATTATTAGTTTGTGTACTTGGAATGTCCCTGGTGACAGGATGTGGAAACAATGCAAAGGCTGCAGAAACGACAAAGACGGCAGATGGAAAAATTCAGTTGGATCTCTGGTATTCCGGGGGAAAAACAGCAGTCAATGTATTTCAGGACATTGTAGATGCATTCAATGAGTCTCAGGACAAATATGAAGTTAAGACAACAACACAGGCGGATTATACAGAGACTTATGAAAAACTGCAGGCAGGGATTGCAGGAAAGAAAGCTCCGGACATGGCACTTCTGGATACAGATAAATCCAGAAATCTTTCTGAAAAAAATCTGGTTGCAGACATCAATGAGTATGTAGAAAAAGATGATTCCTTTGAAAAAGATGATTATCTGCCGGTATTTTATGAGCAGGGGGAGGATGAGAACGGAAAATTGTTTGCACTGCCTGCATATGGTACAACACAGGTGATGTACTACAATAAAGCGGCATTTGAAAAAGCGGGAATTGACCCGGCAACGATCAAGACCTGGCAGGATCTTGCAGCGGCAGCAGAGAAAATGACAGCTTCTGATGGTTCCTTTGTGGGCTGGGAGCCAATGTGGGGCTCAGGAAATCTGATTGATGCAGCACTCAGCAACGGAGCCTCTCTTCTGAGTGAGGATGGGAAAAAAGTGATGATCAATTCAGACGAATGGGTAGAGGTATGGGAGAGCTTCCGTACATGGATTCACGATGACAAGATCATGAAAGTAAATTCCGGTGGACAGGGCTGGGAATACTGGTACACGACGATTGACGACGTTCTGCAGAATAAAGCAGGCGGTTATACAGGTTCTTCCGGAGATCAGGCAGATCTGGACTTTAGCATTGTGGGAGCCATGGAACAGCCTGGATTTAACGACAACCCTTCAGCACCAACGGCAGATGCACTGCAGCTTGTGATGCTTCAGAATTCTTCTGATGAAGAAAAAGAAGGTGTTTATGAGTTTATGAAATATTTTACAACTCCGGAAAATCAGGCAAAATGGTCCATGGGCACAGGATATGTGGCAGTACGTGAGTCTACACAGGAAGTAGAAGAGTTTAAGTCTTATGCAGAAGAAAATCCTCAGGCACTGGTTCCGCTTCAGCAGGCATCTCACGGAACACCGGCTCTTCAGGATCCGACAGGAGGAAAGATTCTGGATGCCCTGTCAATTGCAGCGGATAAGGTAGAGTTGGAAAACGTACCTGCACAGGAAGCTCTGGATGAAGCACAGAAAACAGCACAGGAAGCATTGGATGCATTATAA
- a CDS encoding guanylate kinase, which yields MSKIFYIMGKSSSGKDTIYKKIREKLPQLKRITPYTTRPIREGETDGVEYFFVDEERLNELKEKERVIEVRSYNTKCGIWTYFTADDGQIDLQKYDYLVIGTLESYYGMREYFGEEQLIPIYIEVEDGLRLERALCRERQQKEPKYAEMCRRFLADAEDFSEENLKRAGIVRRFENLKMEKCLSEITELIREEMTSL from the coding sequence ATGAGTAAAATTTTTTATATTATGGGGAAAAGTTCTTCCGGAAAAGATACGATTTATAAGAAAATAAGAGAAAAACTGCCGCAGTTAAAGCGGATTACTCCTTATACGACCCGACCGATCAGGGAAGGGGAGACCGATGGTGTGGAATATTTTTTTGTGGACGAAGAAAGGCTGAACGAACTTAAGGAGAAGGAACGTGTCATAGAAGTACGTTCTTATAATACAAAGTGTGGAATATGGACATATTTTACAGCAGATGACGGGCAGATTGATCTCCAGAAGTATGATTATCTTGTGATAGGGACTCTGGAATCTTATTATGGGATGCGGGAGTATTTTGGAGAAGAACAGCTGATTCCGATTTACATTGAGGTAGAGGACGGGCTGAGGCTGGAGAGAGCGCTTTGCAGGGAACGACAGCAGAAGGAACCCAAATATGCGGAGATGTGCAGACGTTTTCTGGCAGATGCAGAGGATTTCTCCGAAGAGAATTTGAAAAGAGCAGGCATTGTAAGGAGATTTGAAAATCTGAAGATGGAAAAATGTCTGAGTGAAATTACAGAGTTGATTCGGGAAGAAATGACTTCGCTTTAA
- a CDS encoding carbohydrate ABC transporter permease — translation MKIRTGIEKLGKGMILLIFSIFTIFPFVWMILSALKTKAEIMDVRSFFPAEFQWHNFYQVIFESPLLRYVGNSLFVSVITLALQIVTGAMIAYAIVFMNFKGKKALFAVIMGTYMLPTAATYIPSYIILANWNLLNTFTGLIISNCVSIFGIFLLRQAFMQVPMGLIEAARIDGASSWKILWRVVCPMTKSSFITFGLMNFITCYNSYMWPSLITDADEKMMVSQGLRKFFIEGGAYGTEWPLVMAGSTLIVLPLLILFAFTQKWFINGIGGDTGMKG, via the coding sequence ATGAAGATAAGAACAGGAATCGAAAAACTCGGAAAAGGAATGATTTTACTGATCTTCAGTATTTTCACAATCTTTCCGTTTGTATGGATGATTTTAAGTGCACTGAAAACAAAGGCGGAGATTATGGATGTCCGTTCATTTTTTCCGGCAGAATTCCAGTGGCATAACTTTTACCAGGTCATTTTTGAATCACCGCTTCTTCGATATGTCGGCAACAGTTTGTTTGTATCAGTGATCACGCTGGCGCTGCAGATCGTAACAGGTGCGATGATCGCCTATGCGATTGTTTTTATGAATTTTAAAGGCAAGAAAGCGTTGTTTGCAGTCATCATGGGAACTTATATGCTTCCGACAGCAGCAACATATATTCCGAGCTATATTATTCTGGCAAACTGGAATCTGCTGAACACGTTTACAGGGCTGATCATTTCCAACTGTGTCAGCATTTTCGGAATCTTTCTGCTTCGACAGGCATTTATGCAGGTTCCAATGGGACTAATCGAGGCAGCAAGAATCGACGGGGCAAGCTCCTGGAAGATTTTGTGGCGGGTCGTGTGTCCGATGACAAAATCTTCGTTCATCACATTTGGACTGATGAACTTTATTACCTGCTACAACAGTTATATGTGGCCTTCTCTAATCACAGATGCGGATGAGAAGATGATGGTGTCACAGGGATTGAGAAAATTCTTTATAGAAGGCGGTGCTTATGGAACAGAATGGCCCCTGGTCATGGCAGGAAGTACATTGATCGTACTGCCGCTTCTGATTCTGTTTGCATTTACGCAAAAGTGGTTTATCAATGGAATCGGCGGAGATACGGGTATGAAAGGATAA
- a CDS encoding MATE family efflux transporter: protein MLKKVIKEAFPTVLAFTMSGMYSIVDGIFVGKAAGDTGLAAINIAWPIPALITALGIGIGTGGSVLYSHYRGRGEQKVCENLFELTMTLLIGTGILATILLSLVQKPFLEILGAAGSVQTEAIKYTAIIIAGSILQVAGTGIMPLLRNMNQSLGAMLSMAAGFAVNILVNYYLMFRLNMGIKGAAFGTVTAQAVVVMAGCAILWKTGYRKWRPLWHRQYAADIFKIGITAFGTSLAPTAALIFTNLQCLRYGGNAAVACYAVISYIVFPVQYFLTGIGEGVQPLISFYHGAKKEMEVRAVKRIAYTAEIIFGITAAAVTICMIPYIGGWFGLSAESKQCFSSGMLISSFAFLLTGTAKLNVSCLNAVMQTKKAVFMTYIESLAVSPICLFLLPAVWDIRGIWLALPVTAGIMTGIYGLIRKDRKNEE from the coding sequence ATGTTAAAGAAAGTAATAAAAGAGGCATTCCCTACCGTACTGGCGTTTACCATGTCAGGAATGTACAGCATTGTGGATGGGATTTTTGTAGGAAAGGCAGCGGGAGATACAGGGCTTGCAGCGATCAATATTGCGTGGCCGATCCCGGCACTGATCACTGCGCTCGGAATTGGAATCGGAACGGGAGGAAGTGTTTTGTACTCTCATTACAGAGGGCGGGGAGAGCAGAAGGTATGTGAAAATTTGTTTGAGCTTACAATGACACTTCTGATCGGTACAGGTATACTTGCAACGATTTTGCTGTCTCTGGTACAGAAACCGTTTTTAGAAATTTTGGGAGCTGCGGGAAGTGTTCAGACGGAAGCAATCAAGTATACGGCGATCATTATTGCCGGAAGTATCCTTCAGGTGGCAGGAACCGGAATCATGCCTCTTTTGAGAAATATGAATCAGTCGCTGGGAGCAATGCTCAGCATGGCGGCAGGATTTGCAGTCAATATTCTGGTGAACTATTATCTGATGTTCCGATTGAATATGGGAATCAAGGGAGCCGCATTTGGAACGGTGACGGCGCAGGCCGTGGTAGTTATGGCAGGATGTGCGATCCTGTGGAAAACAGGTTATCGAAAATGGAGACCGTTGTGGCACAGACAATATGCTGCAGATATTTTCAAGATTGGAATCACGGCATTTGGAACATCACTTGCGCCGACAGCGGCACTTATTTTTACAAATCTGCAGTGTCTTCGTTATGGTGGAAATGCAGCGGTGGCGTGTTATGCGGTTATTTCTTATATTGTATTTCCTGTTCAGTATTTTCTGACAGGAATCGGAGAAGGTGTACAGCCTCTGATTAGTTTTTATCATGGTGCGAAAAAGGAGATGGAGGTAAGAGCAGTAAAAAGAATCGCTTACACCGCAGAAATTATTTTTGGAATCACGGCGGCAGCAGTTACGATTTGTATGATTCCGTATATTGGAGGATGGTTTGGTCTGTCAGCAGAGTCAAAGCAGTGCTTTTCTTCGGGGATGCTGATCAGTTCATTTGCATTTCTGTTAACGGGAACGGCAAAGTTGAATGTATCCTGTCTCAATGCAGTCATGCAGACGAAAAAAGCGGTGTTCATGACTTATATAGAAAGCCTGGCAGTTTCGCCAATCTGTTTGTTTTTGCTTCCGGCTGTCTGGGATATCAGAGGAATCTGGCTGGCGCTCCCGGTAACGGCAGGCATTATGACAGGGATTTACGGGTTGATAAGAAAGGATAGAAAAAATGAAGAATAA
- a CDS encoding aminotransferase class I/II-fold pyridoxal phosphate-dependent enzyme, with product MEYLYEKLEAYGKSDYYGFHMPGHKRNSDVTRANLPYGIDITEIEGFDNLHHAEEIIREAEVRAASMYHAEETHYLINGSTAGILSAVMGCTKKGGKILMARNCHKSVYHAVFLNELRPVYIYPEFDETMELNMAVSPEKIERLLEEHKEVQAVVLTSPTYDGVLSDIERISEIVHQKKIPLIVDEAHGAHFGFHPYFPENANTKGADVVIHSLHKTLPALTQTALIHLNGTRIDRRKIRNYLHIFQTSSPSYVLMASMDECLRTVAEQGDVLFETYVKNLESKRGELKKLKHIRLMETEEFDRSKLVLSVKDTILKKENRVFTGKMLYERLLLEYHLQMEMAAGSYVIAMTSIGDTKEGMDRLLSALFEIDEELEKKSEEEKRYYLPRQEQVFTSFEVEGMRRMETVRSMSWQESAGFISMEYAYLYPPGIPLIVPGERITKETAAMLVDYQNKGFSVEGMNVENYIEVLINE from the coding sequence ATGGAATACTTATATGAAAAATTAGAAGCATATGGGAAGTCGGATTATTATGGGTTTCATATGCCTGGGCATAAACGTAATTCGGATGTTACACGAGCGAATTTACCATATGGAATTGATATTACAGAGATTGAAGGATTTGATAATCTTCATCATGCGGAGGAGATCATCAGGGAAGCGGAAGTCAGGGCAGCGTCCATGTATCATGCAGAGGAGACGCACTATTTGATTAATGGGAGTACTGCGGGTATTTTAAGTGCGGTAATGGGATGTACTAAAAAAGGCGGAAAGATTTTAATGGCAAGAAACTGTCATAAGTCGGTCTATCATGCTGTTTTTTTAAATGAATTGCGTCCGGTATATATTTATCCGGAATTTGATGAGACAATGGAACTGAATATGGCTGTGTCTCCTGAGAAAATTGAGAGGTTATTAGAGGAACATAAGGAGGTTCAGGCTGTGGTATTGACATCACCGACATATGACGGGGTGTTGTCGGATATTGAGAGGATTTCTGAAATTGTACATCAGAAAAAAATTCCGTTGATTGTGGATGAGGCACACGGAGCACACTTTGGATTTCACCCTTATTTTCCGGAGAATGCAAATACAAAGGGAGCAGATGTTGTAATACACAGTCTGCATAAAACACTTCCGGCATTGACGCAGACAGCACTGATTCACTTGAATGGGACACGGATCGATCGAAGGAAGATTCGGAATTATCTGCATATTTTTCAGACAAGCAGTCCTTCTTATGTGTTGATGGCAAGTATGGATGAATGTCTGAGGACGGTGGCAGAGCAGGGGGATGTGTTGTTTGAGACTTATGTGAAGAATCTGGAAAGCAAAAGGGGAGAGTTGAAAAAATTAAAGCATATCAGATTGATGGAGACAGAAGAATTCGACAGATCCAAACTGGTGCTGTCTGTAAAAGATACGATTCTTAAGAAAGAGAATCGAGTGTTTACAGGGAAAATGTTATATGAGAGATTGCTTTTAGAATATCATCTGCAGATGGAAATGGCTGCAGGATCTTATGTGATTGCCATGACTTCGATTGGAGATACAAAAGAAGGAATGGATCGGCTGCTCAGTGCTTTGTTTGAGATTGATGAGGAATTGGAAAAAAAGTCAGAGGAAGAGAAAAGGTATTATCTGCCCCGTCAGGAACAGGTCTTCACGAGCTTTGAGGTAGAAGGAATGCGAAGAATGGAAACAGTAAGGAGCATGAGCTGGCAGGAGTCAGCGGGGTTTATTTCCATGGAATATGCGTATTTGTATCCGCCGGGAATTCCGCTGATCGTTCCGGGGGAACGGATCACTAAGGAAACAGCTGCAATGTTAGTAGATTATCAGAACAAAGGGTTTTCTGTGGAAGGAATGAATGTGGAAAACTATATCGAGGTGTTGATAAATGAGTAA